GAGACTACGACCGTCCTTACGAGAGATCACCCCAGACGACGGCTCGCGCCCTCTTCGAAGACGGTCCTGTTCGGGACGATGAACTCCTCGCCGTCGTTCTCGATCCGGGTGACGAACAGTTCGACCTCCTGGACGACGCCCGCGCGGTCGCCGATTCGAACCGTGTCGCCGATCCCGTATGGCTGATTGAGAAAGAGGTAGAGACCGGCGGCGCCCGACGCAAGCAGGTCGCGGCAGGCGACCGCCGAGAGGACGACCAGACCGAAGAAGTACGATCCCAGGAATACGAGCAGCGCGGCCGTCGCGACGCCGATCTGGCCCAGCGCGATCAGCACGGCGACGTAGATGATGCTGTACTTCACGACCGAGCCCAGCAGGCTCACCTCGGGTAGTTTCACGCTCCTTAGCCGTTCGCTGATCACGACGTCGGCCTTGTCGCCGGCGATCACCCCGATCAGGAGGACGAACACGGCGACGAACAGCTGCGGGACGAGTCGGGTGATCTCCTGCCAGAACAGCGTCGGTTCGAGCACGCCGACGATGTAGAGCGCGACGAGCACGCCGATACC
This region of Halalkalicoccus sp. CGA53 genomic DNA includes:
- a CDS encoding mechanosensitive ion channel family protein, producing MALGASVVADVLAFVRQPIVLALGTLVAFLLLGYAVGRLNERLLTALNVDDAVEGTAFERTASGLGSSTVEVIARLSSWFVYGIGVLVALYIVGVLEPTLFWQEITRLVPQLFVAVFVLLIGVIAGDKADVVISERLRSVKLPEVSLLGSVVKYSIIYVAVLIALGQIGVATAALLVFLGSYFFGLVVLSAVACRDLLASGAAGLYLFLNQPYGIGDTVRIGDRAGVVQEVELFVTRIENDGEEFIVPNRTVFEEGASRRLG